The Nitrospira tepida genome includes a window with the following:
- a CDS encoding amylo-alpha-1,6-glucosidase, translated as MLKDRAPIEKAASLAGDIANAVVVKDGDLCFVCDPDGTVPLDGPHGFGLYYRDCRYLNGYEFELAGARPLCLVATAEDGYMAIFQLTNPECRTEQARIDRETIGIKWERLLDGTTPALHERLAFQNFGVDPVDLPVSIVFRAAFEDVFDVREPKPAGAGTRRPPRWRNGVLCFHYEGRDEIHRSLSVHCEPQPDVEDEAGATFYLRLAPQERREILLSLVVKESPDRCETEPHRYHQPNRGQMQARLRAASDAWLAREARLLSDSLVVNRVMEQSQRALHVLQSRLQDQSYFAAGVPWYVALFGRDSLITALQTLAYDPDIAAQTLRLLARHQGRREDRWREEEPGKILHELRTGEKARLGEIPHAPYYGTIDATLLFLILIGRHAAWTGRLDLFKELRSNIDAALAWMTDYGDVNGDGYLEYRRTSEQGLENQAWKDSKDAIVNVDGSLATPPIAPVEVQAYAYEAMTGMAELFRRAGERDRAERLSLDAADLRTRFNRDFWLDDKGCYALALQAGGKPAAVVSSNAGHVLWCGIADEAKARRVAECLMGESMFSGWGIRTLSADERRYNPMGYHLGTVWPHDNSLIAAGFRRYGYGQAAAQIFSGLLEAALRFDDHQLPELFCGFSRREYPVPVRYPVACHPQAWAAASIPYLIETILGLAPEAFENRLRIARPVLPEFVTFVELHGVRVGQAKVDLRFERSNGSITVCPLKIEGPLDLVIET; from the coding sequence ATGTTGAAGGATCGAGCGCCTATTGAGAAAGCCGCGTCGCTGGCGGGGGACATTGCCAACGCCGTTGTCGTGAAAGACGGCGATCTCTGCTTTGTGTGCGACCCAGACGGGACCGTCCCGTTGGATGGTCCGCATGGATTCGGTCTGTACTATCGCGATTGCCGCTATCTGAACGGCTATGAGTTCGAGTTGGCCGGCGCGCGGCCCTTGTGTCTGGTCGCGACCGCGGAGGACGGGTATATGGCCATCTTTCAGCTCACGAATCCGGAGTGTCGAACCGAGCAGGCACGCATTGATCGTGAGACGATCGGCATCAAATGGGAGCGTTTGCTCGACGGGACGACGCCCGCGCTCCACGAGCGGCTGGCGTTTCAGAATTTCGGAGTCGACCCCGTGGACCTTCCCGTGTCGATCGTGTTTCGCGCGGCCTTTGAGGACGTGTTTGACGTCCGGGAGCCGAAGCCGGCCGGAGCCGGCACGCGCCGGCCGCCGCGCTGGCGGAACGGCGTCCTCTGCTTCCACTACGAAGGGAGGGACGAGATTCATCGCAGCCTCTCGGTTCACTGCGAGCCGCAGCCTGATGTAGAGGACGAGGCCGGCGCGACGTTTTACCTCCGGTTGGCCCCGCAAGAACGACGGGAGATTCTGCTGTCCCTCGTGGTCAAGGAATCGCCGGATCGCTGCGAGACGGAACCCCATCGCTATCACCAGCCCAATCGAGGCCAGATGCAAGCGAGGCTCCGGGCGGCCTCGGATGCGTGGTTGGCCCGCGAGGCGAGACTCCTCAGCGACAGTCTCGTCGTCAACCGGGTGATGGAACAGTCCCAACGGGCGCTGCATGTGCTCCAAAGCCGCCTTCAGGATCAGAGCTATTTCGCGGCGGGCGTGCCATGGTACGTCGCGCTGTTCGGGCGGGACAGCCTGATCACCGCGCTCCAAACCCTGGCCTATGATCCGGACATCGCCGCGCAGACCCTGCGGCTGCTCGCACGACATCAGGGGCGACGGGAAGACCGGTGGCGCGAGGAGGAGCCTGGGAAAATCCTCCATGAATTGCGCACCGGAGAGAAGGCCCGGCTCGGCGAGATTCCTCATGCCCCCTACTACGGCACGATCGACGCGACCCTGCTGTTCCTGATCCTGATCGGCCGGCACGCGGCCTGGACCGGCCGACTCGACCTCTTCAAGGAGTTGCGTTCGAACATCGATGCGGCGTTGGCCTGGATGACGGACTACGGTGATGTCAACGGAGACGGCTATCTCGAATACCGGCGGACCTCCGAGCAGGGGTTGGAGAACCAGGCGTGGAAGGACTCCAAGGATGCCATCGTGAATGTGGACGGGAGCCTGGCCACGCCCCCGATCGCGCCTGTCGAGGTGCAGGCCTATGCCTATGAGGCGATGACGGGCATGGCCGAATTGTTCCGGCGAGCGGGAGAGCGCGACCGGGCCGAGCGGCTGTCCCTCGACGCGGCGGACTTGCGCACACGGTTCAACCGGGATTTCTGGTTGGACGACAAGGGCTGTTATGCGCTGGCGCTCCAGGCCGGGGGTAAACCCGCGGCGGTTGTCTCCTCCAATGCGGGGCATGTGCTGTGGTGCGGCATCGCCGACGAGGCCAAGGCCCGGCGGGTCGCCGAGTGCCTGATGGGGGAGTCGATGTTCAGCGGCTGGGGCATTCGGACCCTCTCTGCCGACGAGCGACGCTACAACCCGATGGGGTATCACCTGGGCACCGTCTGGCCGCACGACAACTCGCTGATCGCGGCGGGATTTCGTCGATACGGATACGGGCAGGCCGCCGCGCAGATCTTCAGCGGGCTCTTGGAAGCGGCCCTGCGTTTCGACGACCATCAACTTCCGGAACTGTTCTGCGGGTTTTCCAGGCGAGAATATCCCGTGCCGGTTCGCTACCCCGTCGCCTGTCACCCGCAGGCGTGGGCCGCGGCTTCCATCCCCTACTTGATCGAAACGATCCTCGGGCTCGCGCCCGAGGCGTTCGAGAACCGGCTTCGGATCGCCCGGCCGGTCCTCCCCGAGTTCGTGACCTTTGTGGAGTTGCACGGGGTCCGCGTCGGGCAGGCCAAGGTCGATTTGCGATTTGAACGCTCGAACGGCTCGATCACCGTGTGTCCGCTCAAGATCGAAGGGCCGCTCGATCTCGTGATCGAAACATGA
- a CDS encoding BON domain-containing protein, which translates to MTVRRRSGGTVENRRERRQARRAAESVPGVTSVTSAIKVAGQARSDEEIKRDVVDYLRWSPFVDAKRLGVTVRDGVVAVSGVVEHLAYRDALAIDLEHIVGVEDVDVSNIAAGPVLAGGQAP; encoded by the coding sequence GTGACGGTCAGGCGACGCTCGGGGGGGACCGTCGAGAACCGCCGCGAACGCCGTCAGGCGAGACGGGCCGCGGAATCCGTGCCGGGCGTCACCAGCGTGACCAGCGCCATTAAGGTAGCGGGTCAGGCGCGATCCGACGAGGAGATCAAGCGGGACGTCGTCGACTACCTCCGCTGGTCTCCCTTCGTGGATGCGAAACGGCTCGGCGTGACCGTCCGCGACGGCGTCGTGGCGGTCAGCGGTGTCGTGGAGCATCTTGCCTACCGCGATGCGCTGGCCATCGACCTGGAGCATATCGTCGGCGTGGAAGACGTGGACGTGTCGAACATCGCCGCCGGCCCGGTGCTGGCCGGCGGACAGGCTCCATGA
- a CDS encoding BON domain-containing protein, whose protein sequence is MAYRYPIVFSLFTSIRRTGLSLAGLAFMLGAAGQSWGYVDNRASQRTDAEFQGAIEQRLRMDTRIDMEHIGVTVEDKTATLFGTARTLEERALTGLIAGSVVGVTALKNTLRVAPEPGADVKVANAIKEGLRAAGLLPRYALTVDVRDGQATLGGDRREPPRTPSGETGRGIRAGRHQRDQRH, encoded by the coding sequence GTGGCATACCGATATCCGATAGTGTTCTCTCTCTTCACCTCGATCAGGCGGACAGGGCTGTCCTTGGCCGGCCTCGCGTTCATGCTCGGAGCGGCCGGCCAGTCGTGGGGCTATGTCGACAACCGCGCCTCTCAGCGAACGGACGCCGAGTTCCAGGGGGCTATCGAGCAGCGACTGCGGATGGATACACGGATCGACATGGAACACATCGGGGTCACGGTGGAAGACAAGACGGCTACGCTGTTCGGGACCGCGCGGACGCTGGAGGAACGGGCGCTCACCGGCCTGATCGCCGGATCGGTCGTCGGCGTGACCGCGCTCAAGAACACCCTGCGCGTCGCGCCGGAGCCCGGTGCGGACGTGAAAGTCGCGAACGCGATCAAGGAGGGCCTGCGGGCCGCCGGCTTGCTGCCGCGCTATGCCTTGACCGTCGACGTGCGTGACGGTCAGGCGACGCTCGGGGGGGACCGTCGAGAACCGCCGCGAACGCCGTCAGGCGAGACGGGCCGCGGAATCCGTGCCGGGCGTCACCAGCGTGACCAGCGCCATTAA
- a CDS encoding glycoside hydrolase family 15 protein: protein MTNSGFTSLHRLDGYLPIEDHGLIGDGATAALIGRDGSIAWLCLPRFDSPPLFCRLLDRERGGAFRIEPDGLRAARQYYEPDSAVLVTEMQVAEGTLRLADCCPLVSGADLTEDLPATRNELLRRVTVLEGTARLRIEIEPRGGAEAEPRDGGLRIRCLAQPDLHLHLGSTIPLTGLRTSVTLKAGQSLDLLLCWRSSHVPAPSFHPEQLYGNTVAVWRRWLTHLDYHGPQESLVRRSAITLKLLDHFANGAIVAAPTSSLPELIGGSRNWDYRYAWVRDAAFSVYALHRIGLSHEAAGFLAWVLDAVERDGRPHVMYDLDGRLPPEEREDPDLEGYRRSRPVRWGNAAAAQHQHDVYGEILDCAYQWAAHHGEIPERLWARLRKLAESAAQEWRQPDHGIWEVRTSGRPFTYSAAMCQVALDRAARMAARFKLPGPCESWTSTAEDIARAIREEAWDDKLQSLTEHLGGGGLDASLLALPLRRVIKADHPKMVATTRAVVERLGVGQGLLYRYLPDESPDGIAGHEGAFLLCSFWLVDNLAKQGRLDEALELYDSLCERAGALGLLPEEIDPSTGAFLGNYPQAFSHIGVIASGVNLARLLKQAGRTK from the coding sequence ATGACGAATTCTGGATTCACATCGCTTCACCGTCTCGACGGCTACCTGCCGATCGAGGATCACGGCCTCATCGGAGACGGAGCGACGGCGGCCTTGATCGGCCGCGACGGCAGCATCGCGTGGCTGTGTCTCCCGCGCTTCGACTCGCCTCCATTGTTTTGCCGCCTGCTCGACCGGGAACGGGGCGGCGCATTCAGGATCGAGCCGGACGGGTTGCGAGCGGCCCGCCAATATTACGAGCCGGACAGCGCCGTGTTGGTCACGGAGATGCAGGTGGCGGAAGGGACCCTGCGTCTCGCGGATTGCTGTCCCCTGGTGTCCGGAGCCGATCTGACCGAGGATTTGCCGGCGACGCGCAACGAGCTACTGCGCCGCGTCACCGTGCTGGAGGGCACGGCGCGGCTGCGGATCGAGATCGAACCGCGGGGCGGGGCCGAGGCGGAGCCCCGCGACGGCGGCCTCCGCATCCGTTGCCTGGCGCAGCCGGATCTCCATCTGCACCTGGGTTCGACGATCCCGTTGACGGGGCTTCGGACCTCGGTGACCTTGAAGGCCGGGCAGTCGCTCGACCTCCTGCTCTGCTGGCGGTCGTCGCACGTGCCCGCGCCGTCGTTTCATCCGGAACAGCTCTACGGCAACACGGTGGCGGTCTGGCGGCGCTGGCTCACGCATCTCGACTATCACGGGCCACAGGAATCGTTAGTCCGCCGGTCTGCCATCACGCTCAAGCTGCTCGATCACTTTGCCAACGGCGCGATTGTCGCCGCTCCGACCAGCTCGTTGCCGGAGCTCATCGGCGGTTCCCGTAACTGGGATTATCGCTACGCTTGGGTGCGCGACGCGGCGTTTTCCGTCTACGCCCTGCATCGCATCGGGCTTTCCCATGAGGCGGCAGGGTTCCTCGCTTGGGTGCTGGATGCCGTCGAGCGGGACGGCCGGCCCCATGTGATGTACGACCTCGACGGCCGCCTGCCGCCGGAGGAGCGGGAGGATCCCGACCTGGAAGGCTACCGGCGCTCCAGGCCGGTACGGTGGGGCAATGCCGCGGCAGCCCAGCATCAACATGATGTCTACGGCGAAATTCTGGACTGCGCCTATCAATGGGCTGCGCACCATGGCGAGATTCCCGAGCGCTTGTGGGCGCGGCTCCGAAAATTGGCGGAGTCCGCGGCTCAAGAATGGCGGCAGCCGGATCACGGCATCTGGGAAGTCCGCACCAGCGGGCGTCCCTTTACCTATTCGGCCGCCATGTGCCAGGTCGCGCTGGACCGGGCCGCGCGCATGGCCGCGCGCTTCAAGTTGCCGGGGCCTTGCGAGAGCTGGACCAGCACGGCGGAGGACATCGCGCGGGCGATTCGGGAAGAGGCGTGGGATGACAAGCTCCAGTCGCTGACGGAGCATCTCGGCGGCGGAGGGCTCGATGCCAGTCTGCTCGCGCTGCCGCTGCGGCGGGTGATCAAGGCGGATCATCCGAAAATGGTTGCGACCACCCGCGCCGTCGTCGAACGGTTGGGGGTAGGACAGGGGCTGCTCTACCGGTATCTGCCGGACGAGTCGCCGGACGGGATTGCCGGGCATGAGGGGGCCTTTCTCTTGTGCAGCTTCTGGCTGGTGGACAATCTGGCCAAACAGGGACGGCTCGATGAGGCGCTGGAGCTCTATGACTCGTTGTGCGAGCGGGCCGGTGCGCTGGGGCTCCTGCCGGAGGAGATCGATCCCTCGACCGGGGCGTTTCTGGGCAACTATCCCCAGGCCTTCAGCCACATCGGCGTGATTGCAAGCGGGGTCAACTTGGCCCGCCTGCTGAAACAGGCGGGCAGAACGAAGTGA